The following coding sequences lie in one Pempheris klunzingeri isolate RE-2024b chromosome 13, fPemKlu1.hap1, whole genome shotgun sequence genomic window:
- the ppm1aa gene encoding protein phosphatase 1A isoform X1, whose amino-acid sequence MGAFLDKPKMEKYNSRGEGNHLRYGLSSMQGWRVEMEDAHTAVIGLPHGLDHWSFFAVYDGHAGSQVAKYCCEHLLEHITSNSDFQSALQEDPSVDSVKIGIRTGFLQIDEHMRTISEKKHGVDRSGSTAVGVMISPSHIYFINCGDSRGLLSRGGAVHFFTQDHKPSNPLEKERIQNAGGSVMIQRVNGSLAVSRALGDFDYKCVHGKGPTEQLVSPEPEVYAIERCEGEDEFIILACDGIWDVMANEELCDFVRSRLEVTDDLERVSNEIVDTCLYKGSRDNMSVVLICFPGAPKVSPEAVKREAELDKYLEARVEEIIKKQGDEGVPDLVHVMRTLASEGIPNLPPGGELASKRSVIEAVYNKLNPYRSDDTDPDILLFRGFS is encoded by the exons ATGGGTGCATTTCTGGACAAACcaaagatggaaaaatacaATTCCCGTGGTGAGGGTAATCACCTTAGGTATGGGCTGAGTAGCATGCAGGGTTGGCGGGTAGAGATGGaggatgcacacacagcagtaatCGGTCTGCCTCATGGTCTTGACCACTGGTCGTTCTTTGCTGTTTATGATGGGCATGCTGGCTCTCAGGTGGCCAAGTATTGCTGTGAGCACCTGCTAGAGCACATCACCAGCAATTCAGACTTCCAGAGTGCTCTGCAGGAGGACCCCTCCGTGGATAGTGTGAAGATTGGGATCCGCACAGGCTTCCTACAGATTGATGAACACATGCGAACCATCTCCGAGAAGAAGCATGGTGTGGACCGCAGTGGCTCCACTGCAGTGGGAGTGATGATTTCTCCAAGCCACATCTACTTTATCAACTGTGGCGACTCACGGGGACTCCTCAGCCGGGGCGGAGCTGTGCACTTCTTCACACAGGATCACAAACCCAGCAACCCTCTGGAGAAGGAAAGGATCCAGAATGCCGGTGGCTCAGTCATGATTCAGCGAGTTAATGGGTCCCTAGCTGTGTCTCGGGCTTTGGGAGACTTCGACTACAAGTGTGTGCATGGTAAAGGCCCAACAGAGCAGCTTGTGTCTCCTGAGCCTGAAGTTTATGCAATAGAGAGATGCGAGGGGGAAGATGAATTCATTATACTAGCATGTGATGGCATCTGGGATGTCATGGCCAATGAGGAACTGTGTGACTTTGTCAGGTCAAGGCTAGAGGTGACAGATGATCTTGAAAGAGTCAGCAATGAAATTGTTGACACCTGCTTGTACAAG GGAAGCCGGGACAATATGAGTGTTGTGTTAATCTGCTTTCCTGGGGCCCCAAAAGTATCTCCAGAAGCAGTGAAGCGGGAGGCTGAGTTGGATAAATATCTGGAGGCCAGAGTAGAAG AGATCATCAAAAAACAGGGGGATGAAGGTGTCCCGGATTTGGTCCATGTTATGCGGACGTTAGCGTCTGAGGGCATCCCTAACCTCCCTCCTGGAGGAGAGCTGGCAAGCAA ACGAAGTGTTATTGAAGCAGTGTACAACAAACTCAACCCCTACCGAAGTGATGACACA
- the ppm1aa gene encoding protein phosphatase 1A isoform X2, with the protein MGAFLDKPKMEKYNSRGEGNHLRYGLSSMQGWRVEMEDAHTAVIGLPHGLDHWSFFAVYDGHAGSQVAKYCCEHLLEHITSNSDFQSALQEDPSVDSVKIGIRTGFLQIDEHMRTISEKKHGVDRSGSTAVGVMISPSHIYFINCGDSRGLLSRGGAVHFFTQDHKPSNPLEKERIQNAGGSVMIQRVNGSLAVSRALGDFDYKCVHGKGPTEQLVSPEPEVYAIERCEGEDEFIILACDGIWDVMANEELCDFVRSRLEVTDDLERVSNEIVDTCLYKGSRDNMSVVLICFPGAPKVSPEAVKREAELDKYLEARVEEIIKKQGDEGVPDLVHVMRTLASEGIPNLPPGGELASKRSVIEAVYNKLNPYRSDDTDSASTDDMW; encoded by the exons ATGGGTGCATTTCTGGACAAACcaaagatggaaaaatacaATTCCCGTGGTGAGGGTAATCACCTTAGGTATGGGCTGAGTAGCATGCAGGGTTGGCGGGTAGAGATGGaggatgcacacacagcagtaatCGGTCTGCCTCATGGTCTTGACCACTGGTCGTTCTTTGCTGTTTATGATGGGCATGCTGGCTCTCAGGTGGCCAAGTATTGCTGTGAGCACCTGCTAGAGCACATCACCAGCAATTCAGACTTCCAGAGTGCTCTGCAGGAGGACCCCTCCGTGGATAGTGTGAAGATTGGGATCCGCACAGGCTTCCTACAGATTGATGAACACATGCGAACCATCTCCGAGAAGAAGCATGGTGTGGACCGCAGTGGCTCCACTGCAGTGGGAGTGATGATTTCTCCAAGCCACATCTACTTTATCAACTGTGGCGACTCACGGGGACTCCTCAGCCGGGGCGGAGCTGTGCACTTCTTCACACAGGATCACAAACCCAGCAACCCTCTGGAGAAGGAAAGGATCCAGAATGCCGGTGGCTCAGTCATGATTCAGCGAGTTAATGGGTCCCTAGCTGTGTCTCGGGCTTTGGGAGACTTCGACTACAAGTGTGTGCATGGTAAAGGCCCAACAGAGCAGCTTGTGTCTCCTGAGCCTGAAGTTTATGCAATAGAGAGATGCGAGGGGGAAGATGAATTCATTATACTAGCATGTGATGGCATCTGGGATGTCATGGCCAATGAGGAACTGTGTGACTTTGTCAGGTCAAGGCTAGAGGTGACAGATGATCTTGAAAGAGTCAGCAATGAAATTGTTGACACCTGCTTGTACAAG GGAAGCCGGGACAATATGAGTGTTGTGTTAATCTGCTTTCCTGGGGCCCCAAAAGTATCTCCAGAAGCAGTGAAGCGGGAGGCTGAGTTGGATAAATATCTGGAGGCCAGAGTAGAAG AGATCATCAAAAAACAGGGGGATGAAGGTGTCCCGGATTTGGTCCATGTTATGCGGACGTTAGCGTCTGAGGGCATCCCTAACCTCCCTCCTGGAGGAGAGCTGGCAAGCAA ACGAAGTGTTATTGAAGCAGTGTACAACAAACTCAACCCCTACCGAAGTGATGACACA GACTCTGCGTCCACTGACGACATGTGGTAA
- the ppm1aa gene encoding protein phosphatase 1A isoform X3 produces MGAFLDKPKMEKYNSRGEGNHLRYGLSSMQGWRVEMEDAHTAVIGLPHGLDHWSFFAVYDGHAGSQVAKYCCEHLLEHITSNSDFQSALQEDPSVDSVKIGIRTGFLQIDEHMRTISEKKHGVDRSGSTAVGVMISPSHIYFINCGDSRGLLSRGGAVHFFTQDHKPSNPLEKERIQNAGGSVMIQRVNGSLAVSRALGDFDYKCVHGKGPTEQLVSPEPEVYAIERCEGEDEFIILACDGIWDVMANEELCDFVRSRLEVTDDLERVSNEIVDTCLYKGSRDNMSVVLICFPGAPKVSPEAVKREAELDKYLEARVEEIIKKQGDEGVPDLVHVMRTLASEGIPNLPPGGELASK; encoded by the exons ATGGGTGCATTTCTGGACAAACcaaagatggaaaaatacaATTCCCGTGGTGAGGGTAATCACCTTAGGTATGGGCTGAGTAGCATGCAGGGTTGGCGGGTAGAGATGGaggatgcacacacagcagtaatCGGTCTGCCTCATGGTCTTGACCACTGGTCGTTCTTTGCTGTTTATGATGGGCATGCTGGCTCTCAGGTGGCCAAGTATTGCTGTGAGCACCTGCTAGAGCACATCACCAGCAATTCAGACTTCCAGAGTGCTCTGCAGGAGGACCCCTCCGTGGATAGTGTGAAGATTGGGATCCGCACAGGCTTCCTACAGATTGATGAACACATGCGAACCATCTCCGAGAAGAAGCATGGTGTGGACCGCAGTGGCTCCACTGCAGTGGGAGTGATGATTTCTCCAAGCCACATCTACTTTATCAACTGTGGCGACTCACGGGGACTCCTCAGCCGGGGCGGAGCTGTGCACTTCTTCACACAGGATCACAAACCCAGCAACCCTCTGGAGAAGGAAAGGATCCAGAATGCCGGTGGCTCAGTCATGATTCAGCGAGTTAATGGGTCCCTAGCTGTGTCTCGGGCTTTGGGAGACTTCGACTACAAGTGTGTGCATGGTAAAGGCCCAACAGAGCAGCTTGTGTCTCCTGAGCCTGAAGTTTATGCAATAGAGAGATGCGAGGGGGAAGATGAATTCATTATACTAGCATGTGATGGCATCTGGGATGTCATGGCCAATGAGGAACTGTGTGACTTTGTCAGGTCAAGGCTAGAGGTGACAGATGATCTTGAAAGAGTCAGCAATGAAATTGTTGACACCTGCTTGTACAAG GGAAGCCGGGACAATATGAGTGTTGTGTTAATCTGCTTTCCTGGGGCCCCAAAAGTATCTCCAGAAGCAGTGAAGCGGGAGGCTGAGTTGGATAAATATCTGGAGGCCAGAGTAGAAG AGATCATCAAAAAACAGGGGGATGAAGGTGTCCCGGATTTGGTCCATGTTATGCGGACGTTAGCGTCTGAGGGCATCCCTAACCTCCCTCCTGGAGGAGAGCTGGCAAGCAAGTGA